A single Deltaproteobacteria bacterium DNA region contains:
- a CDS encoding PAS domain S-box protein, with translation MRTVGSYNVSQEETVSVHVSGADLRRACDRLVAQSLSPICFSLAGVYALVAVSHTFALFEPQSLLLGSVAFGTIIFLLALPYVIHRWPIPQEWSHVCGASIVAVVVGNVLLRFFVLQNTRYTIDIVLCVIGTGGLFLSARWLLGTLFAIVTSWVVAAAVLFPTILWSHEALVIVAASVLAILIHLVRRRNVQELEWLRQQERGQRTALEATLTQLHQSEAHYRSLVDNANDGIVSFTLDGTLTSVNRGLAEMLGWSVQEMMGHTYREFATPEFWRQGEERTRKVLAGERVPSSFTGELRRRDGSLVPVEARARLIRDAAGHVVGVQGIFRDITERMKVEEHLRLYNEQIQRHAEELEQRVAERTVALMDANASLQEEISERMRIQAIVRESEERYRSLFEACPEAILVHHDGRVVLANPACARLAGFPDADALIGKSIWDFIPAEVSGVTRERLNALIEEQRPAEPIEIKLRRLTGELLDVESSAIFFLYRGKPAALGFLRDITTRKRAEEGLRELNAQLEQRVKTRTAQLQIAKEQAEAADRLKSAFLATMSHELRTPLNSIIGFTGVILQGLAGPLNSEQSKQLDMVRTSARHLLSLINDVLDISKIEAGQIEIHAKSFAYPEAIEKVVKTVSVLAEQKGLALQTAVAANINLIESDRRRVEQILLNLLNNAIKFTETGTVRLECRRIPGWIETSVSDTGIGIRNDDRHKLFQTFRQLDTGLTRRHEGTGLGLAICKRLVELLGGTIWVDSVWGMGSTFTFTLPITEPTENLQPYVAHHLSH, from the coding sequence ATGAGGACGGTAGGATCGTACAACGTTTCTCAAGAGGAAACCGTCTCCGTTCACGTTTCCGGAGCTGATTTGCGCAGAGCCTGCGATCGTCTGGTAGCGCAAAGTCTTTCTCCCATTTGCTTTTCTCTTGCTGGAGTCTACGCATTAGTCGCAGTCAGTCACACCTTCGCTCTCTTCGAACCCCAATCCTTGCTTCTTGGTAGTGTCGCATTCGGGACCATTATTTTCCTTCTTGCACTGCCGTACGTAATCCACCGGTGGCCGATACCGCAGGAATGGAGTCACGTTTGCGGGGCAAGCATTGTCGCCGTTGTGGTAGGAAATGTCCTCCTCCGCTTTTTCGTCCTGCAGAACACAAGATACACCATCGATATTGTCCTGTGTGTCATCGGCACTGGAGGTTTATTTTTATCCGCGCGCTGGCTCCTCGGTACACTGTTCGCCATTGTCACAAGCTGGGTCGTTGCGGCAGCGGTCCTGTTCCCTACCATCCTGTGGAGCCACGAAGCGCTAGTTATCGTTGCAGCTTCAGTTCTCGCTATCCTCATCCACCTCGTTCGTCGCCGTAACGTTCAAGAGCTTGAATGGCTGCGTCAGCAAGAGCGTGGTCAGAGAACTGCGCTCGAAGCCACTCTCACGCAGTTACATCAGAGTGAAGCGCACTATCGCAGTTTGGTTGATAATGCCAATGATGGCATTGTGTCATTTACCCTGGATGGCACGCTCACGAGTGTCAATCGGGGATTGGCGGAAATGCTCGGCTGGTCAGTACAGGAAATGATGGGACATACCTATCGAGAGTTTGCAACGCCGGAGTTTTGGCGCCAAGGGGAAGAGCGAACGCGTAAAGTACTGGCTGGTGAACGAGTCCCTTCATCCTTTACCGGAGAGTTACGCCGTAGAGACGGAAGTCTCGTGCCGGTTGAGGCCCGTGCTCGCTTGATCCGCGATGCAGCAGGCCATGTCGTCGGTGTTCAAGGCATCTTTCGTGACATTACTGAACGCATGAAAGTCGAAGAACACCTCCGCCTTTACAATGAGCAGATCCAACGTCATGCAGAGGAACTGGAACAGCGAGTCGCGGAACGCACTGTCGCCTTGATGGACGCGAATGCCTCGCTACAAGAAGAAATCAGCGAGCGCATGCGCATTCAAGCCATCGTCCGTGAAAGCGAGGAACGCTACCGTAGTCTCTTTGAAGCGTGTCCTGAGGCAATCCTCGTCCACCATGATGGCCGTGTGGTGCTTGCCAACCCTGCGTGTGCGAGACTTGCCGGATTTCCGGATGCAGACGCACTCATTGGGAAGTCCATTTGGGACTTTATCCCCGCCGAAGTCAGTGGAGTCACCCGCGAACGCCTGAATGCGCTCATTGAAGAACAACGCCCCGCAGAACCGATCGAGATCAAACTTCGTCGCCTAACAGGAGAGCTACTCGATGTTGAGTCCTCTGCCATTTTCTTCTTGTATCGAGGGAAACCTGCGGCTCTCGGATTTCTCAGAGACATCACTACACGTAAGCGTGCCGAGGAGGGACTTCGTGAACTGAACGCCCAACTCGAACAGCGGGTCAAGACACGAACCGCGCAATTACAGATTGCCAAAGAGCAAGCCGAAGCCGCCGATCGCCTCAAGTCCGCGTTCCTTGCGACAATGTCCCATGAATTACGTACCCCTCTCAACTCGATCATTGGCTTCACTGGGGTGATTCTGCAAGGACTGGCTGGCCCGCTCAACAGTGAGCAGAGCAAACAGCTTGACATGGTACGAACCAGCGCCCGACATTTGCTCAGCCTGATTAATGACGTGCTCGACATTTCCAAGATCGAAGCTGGCCAAATTGAAATTCATGCCAAATCGTTCGCCTATCCAGAAGCAATCGAGAAGGTCGTCAAGACCGTAAGTGTCCTGGCTGAGCAAAAAGGCTTGGCTTTGCAGACGGCGGTCGCTGCGAATATCAATCTGATTGAGAGTGATCGCCGTCGCGTCGAACAGATTCTGCTCAATTTACTCAACAATGCGATAAAGTTTACCGAAACTGGCACGGTACGACTGGAATGCCGTCGTATCCCTGGCTGGATTGAAACGAGCGTAAGTGACACTGGCATCGGAATCAGAAATGACGATCGCCACAAACTCTTTCAGACGTTTCGTCAGTTAGATACCGGCCTGACCCGTCGTCACGAAGGAACTGGTCTCGGACTGGCCATCTGCAAGCGCTTGGTCGAATTACTTGGCGGGACAATTTGGGTTGACAGTGTGTGGGGCATGGGCAGCACCTTCACGTTCACGCTCCCTATAACTGAGCCAACAGAAAACCTACAACCTTATGTCGCTCACCATCTTAGTCATTGA
- a CDS encoding NfeD family protein: MEWWHWAIFGLLLAFVEAATPGGFYAAFFSVSAFLVALLAGVGLSGPLWWQWLLFSVLSVVSLVVFRKRLLSALGGQRNLPYAVDSLVGELALLHEDLPAGAFGKAELHGTVWNVQNGSPLPLTKGQRYRVQQVNGLTLILNTL; this comes from the coding sequence ATGGAATGGTGGCACTGGGCCATCTTTGGTCTGCTGCTCGCGTTTGTCGAAGCCGCGACGCCTGGCGGTTTCTACGCGGCATTCTTTTCTGTCAGTGCATTTCTCGTTGCTCTGCTGGCAGGAGTTGGTCTGAGTGGACCACTGTGGTGGCAATGGTTGTTGTTCTCGGTGCTGTCAGTGGTCTCCCTCGTCGTGTTCCGCAAACGCCTCCTGTCTGCGCTTGGTGGCCAACGAAATCTCCCATACGCAGTAGATAGTCTCGTCGGAGAACTGGCACTCCTTCATGAAGACCTTCCTGCAGGTGCGTTCGGGAAAGCTGAACTGCACGGCACTGTATGGAATGTACAAAATGGTAGCCCACTGCCCCTGACCAAAGGACAGCGGTACCGTGTCCAACAAGTCAATGGGCTCACCCTGATCCTGAACACCCTTTAA
- a CDS encoding response regulator translates to MSLTILVIEDNEQNLYLTTFLLEKHGYRVVHARDGQEGIALAVQVNPTLILLDIQLPIMDGYTVAEALRSNPVLTAIPIVAITSYAMPGDRERILTAGCTGYIEKPINPDTFISEVQQHLLTPKVTL, encoded by the coding sequence ATGTCGCTCACCATCTTAGTCATTGAAGATAACGAACAGAACCTCTATCTGACCACGTTCCTGCTGGAAAAGCACGGCTATCGTGTTGTCCACGCTCGTGACGGTCAAGAAGGGATTGCCCTTGCGGTACAGGTCAATCCCACGTTGATCCTGCTTGATATTCAATTGCCGATTATGGACGGCTATACCGTCGCCGAAGCCCTTCGCAGTAATCCTGTCCTTACCGCGATCCCGATTGTCGCCATCACGTCATATGCGATGCCAGGCGATCGGGAGCGCATCCTGACCGCCGGCTGCACCGGGTATATCGAGAAACCCATTAACCCCGACACCTTCATCAGCGAAGTGCAACAACATCTCCTAACACCTAAGGTCACACTATGA
- a CDS encoding sigma-70 family RNA polymerase sigma factor gives MHKQSATAGEDTALLSRLRAGDSAAYETLVRSYSGRLLAVTRRLLRNEEDAKDALQDAFISAFRALHTFEEGSLLSTWLHRIAVNAALMKLRTRRRHPEDSLDDLLPKYIEDGHREDGHRGNPTKPWKEPEGLLQQRETRALVRECIDRLPETYRTVLLLRDIEELDTEEAAQLIGISPNAIKIRLHRARQALRTLLDPHFQENAV, from the coding sequence ATTCACAAACAGTCCGCAACTGCAGGGGAAGACACCGCGCTGCTCAGCCGCCTCCGTGCTGGAGATTCGGCTGCCTATGAAACCCTGGTTCGTAGCTATAGTGGTCGCCTGCTGGCGGTCACGCGACGACTGCTCCGCAATGAAGAAGATGCCAAAGATGCCTTACAAGATGCGTTTATCTCCGCCTTTCGCGCGCTGCATACATTCGAAGAAGGCTCTCTTCTGTCGACCTGGCTTCATCGCATCGCTGTGAATGCCGCGTTAATGAAACTGCGGACCCGTCGGCGCCACCCCGAAGATTCGCTTGACGATCTGCTACCAAAGTACATCGAAGATGGCCACCGTGAGGATGGCCATCGTGGCAATCCCACCAAACCGTGGAAAGAACCGGAAGGACTATTGCAGCAACGCGAAACTCGCGCGTTGGTACGCGAGTGCATCGACCGGCTCCCTGAGACATACCGAACAGTCCTTTTGCTGCGTGACATTGAAGAACTCGACACCGAGGAAGCGGCACAGTTGATCGGCATCAGTCCAAACGCAATTAAGATTCGCCTGCACCGGGCTCGGCAGGCTCTCCGTACTTTACTTGACCCACATTTTCAGGAAAATGCTGTATAA
- a CDS encoding paraslipin gives MDGTLLLVIVLALLVWFVLTKLAIVVPQQSAYVVERLGRYSGTLSAGFHILVPFVDTVRYRHSLKETALDIPPQVCITRDNVQVQVDGVLYFKIMNPERASYGVADYVFAITQLAQTTLRSEIGRIELDRTFEERTQINTNVVNELDKATEPWGIKVLRYEIKNITPPADVLAAMEKQMRAEREKRALILTSEGERDAAINSAEGQKQQVIKASEAKKQQEMNEAEGEAAAILSIASATAEGIRKVADAIRMPGGQEAVQLRVAEQYITKFGELAKTNNTMILPASVSDIGSMMAMAMNVIKTAGKDSEAPKDS, from the coding sequence ATGGATGGAACATTACTGCTTGTTATTGTCCTCGCCCTTCTCGTCTGGTTCGTGCTCACGAAACTCGCCATTGTCGTTCCGCAACAGAGTGCCTACGTCGTCGAACGCTTAGGACGATACTCAGGAACACTCAGCGCCGGCTTCCATATCCTTGTCCCGTTTGTTGATACCGTACGCTATCGCCATTCTCTCAAAGAAACCGCGCTCGATATCCCGCCGCAGGTCTGCATCACGCGCGATAACGTCCAAGTACAAGTCGACGGAGTGTTATACTTTAAGATCATGAATCCAGAGCGTGCTTCCTATGGAGTGGCAGATTACGTCTTTGCGATTACCCAACTCGCCCAAACGACGCTGCGAAGCGAGATCGGTAGGATTGAACTCGACCGCACCTTTGAAGAGCGGACCCAGATCAACACCAATGTCGTGAATGAACTCGACAAAGCCACTGAACCGTGGGGCATTAAAGTCCTCCGCTATGAAATTAAGAACATTACTCCGCCAGCCGACGTGTTGGCTGCGATGGAAAAACAAATGCGCGCCGAGCGTGAGAAGCGGGCGTTAATTTTGACCTCAGAAGGTGAGCGTGACGCTGCGATTAACTCGGCCGAGGGTCAAAAACAACAAGTCATCAAAGCGTCGGAAGCCAAGAAGCAACAAGAAATGAATGAGGCTGAAGGCGAAGCGGCTGCGATTCTTTCGATCGCCAGTGCCACTGCCGAAGGGATTCGTAAAGTCGCAGATGCGATCCGGATGCCTGGAGGCCAGGAGGCAGTTCAGCTTCGGGTGGCTGAACAATACATCACAAAGTTCGGGGAGCTCGCCAAGACCAACAATACGATGATTTTGCCAGCGAGCGTCTCTGATATCGGTTCGATGATGGCCATGGCCATGAACGTCATCAAAACAGCCGGGAAGGACAGCGAAGCACCAAAGGACTCGTAA
- a CDS encoding hybrid sensor histidine kinase/response regulator: MSRFLVVDDNPQNIYQLYVLLGGHGHTVESALNGEEALAKAQQTPPDVVITDVLMPIMDGFTLCRHWRADDRLCSIPLVIYTATYTDTEDEELALSLGATRFLIKPIEPEEFMQQIENVLRQHQSGHLHPPPDTSLQEPQYLKMYNEALVRKLEDKIADLEREVAKRQQTEEALRQAKERAEVANSVKSEFLAMMSHELRTPLHVILGYADLLLENTFGELSSGQSDVLVRLRNNGRVLLERISLVLDLRRLEDGRFPLEVSEVSLPLLVQQVEDEMPELRQQPGVRYIRTVAASLPPLRTDPGKLRLVLRNLLSNALKFTEAGTISLKVTKNDQGIEIGVSDTGIGIRAHALPHIFDPFYQVTDVNTPQRGGVGLGLHIVKRLLDLLDGSVTVDSQFGSGSTFSVFLPWGGPPETLAEDD, from the coding sequence ATGAGCCGCTTCCTCGTCGTTGACGACAATCCGCAAAATATCTACCAGTTATATGTCCTGCTTGGGGGGCACGGACATACGGTTGAGTCGGCCCTTAACGGGGAAGAGGCTCTGGCGAAAGCACAGCAAACGCCTCCAGATGTGGTCATCACAGATGTGTTAATGCCAATCATGGACGGATTCACACTCTGTCGACATTGGCGTGCGGATGACCGGCTCTGCTCAATTCCACTCGTGATCTACACGGCAACCTATACTGACACTGAAGACGAAGAACTAGCCCTCAGCCTTGGCGCGACCCGATTCTTGATTAAACCGATTGAGCCAGAAGAATTCATGCAGCAAATCGAGAACGTTCTCCGACAGCACCAGAGCGGCCATTTACATCCACCGCCGGACACGTCCCTGCAAGAGCCGCAATATCTGAAAATGTACAACGAAGCGCTCGTACGCAAGTTAGAGGATAAGATCGCTGATCTTGAACGCGAAGTCGCGAAGCGCCAGCAAACAGAGGAAGCGCTCCGACAGGCAAAGGAACGGGCGGAAGTCGCCAATAGCGTAAAGAGCGAATTTTTAGCCATGATGAGTCATGAACTCCGGACCCCCCTACATGTCATCCTCGGCTATGCTGACCTCCTTTTGGAGAACACATTTGGTGAACTGAGTAGCGGTCAGAGTGACGTATTGGTGCGCCTGAGAAACAACGGACGCGTCTTGCTTGAGCGTATTTCGCTGGTACTTGATCTGCGTCGACTTGAGGATGGACGCTTTCCGCTTGAGGTGAGCGAGGTGAGTCTTCCCCTCCTTGTCCAACAGGTGGAAGACGAGATGCCCGAACTTCGCCAGCAACCCGGCGTTCGCTATATCCGTACGGTCGCTGCGTCCCTTCCACCATTGCGTACCGATCCGGGGAAGTTGCGCTTGGTGCTGCGGAACTTACTGAGCAATGCACTGAAGTTTACTGAAGCTGGGACCATATCATTAAAAGTGACGAAAAACGATCAGGGAATCGAGATCGGAGTGAGTGACACCGGAATCGGCATTCGGGCACACGCGCTCCCTCATATTTTTGATCCCTTTTATCAGGTCACGGACGTCAACACACCACAACGCGGCGGTGTCGGGCTCGGGCTCCACATCGTCAAACGTTTGCTTGACTTACTCGACGGCAGCGTGACAGTCGACAGTCAATTCGGCAGTGGCTCAACCTTCTCTGTTTTCCTTCCCTGGGGAGGTCCGCCAGAAACGCTCGCAGAGGATGACTAA